From one Astatotilapia calliptera chromosome 10, fAstCal1.2, whole genome shotgun sequence genomic stretch:
- the LOC113031157 gene encoding uncharacterized protein LOC113031157, with amino-acid sequence MASREELKKRRSSAQAVFTRKANSIAFNIDLLTEHDLMCESRTLKDSYSEVCDSSFDYIAAMEEEDASGLAAEIAEVEKKLQDCRSKYQTTEMKLKEASWSRCASGQFDSLRVDLKDMISQVEALKTGQIKQDQFDSMLPAVEGREEALSEFVHKWDRYVPEKEVNVMRACLKEFKERRRVAMVMLATTLDGRRRSGCGDLRSRTSSEGESSDEGGADGGVTTSTSKPSGPAATGGDDGPARASGALDADVHPAACQSAAVGSSNQVIDEGGPDGARAASPSIAALQAPPQGPLYQGLGSPVFNPGLSGTPQQLRGVHGVRPNGAGAGQSTSTVSQGSLGTRIALAPLSLPKFFGDRRSYWRWKSNWGILQALAEPTGSPECRLFHLMDSIADPVKCELRLSHCRTASEVFRVLEDCYGDVSQIADDIVLELQELPGVRNNKPREVLQLIQAVERALLDLIDLGCEDAIKNQLVIRSLESKLPDSMKERWLLYRCDPVNDVSPQNRFDKLWQFLKDQKTVLVQLEQLQSIRQSNTARAADPSPREKPKERPDRRIERRSFTKATASETRGELSQNPCCLCGEEGHTGRLYRCKTFKKANPSERRVYVKKTKVCPRCLDSHGSDDPCSKNFLCRNEGCRRGDASSDHHFFLCLKIPTRKDAARQGIKGDKRREPRGPTEEQEAVFAGLGLSPEQLEAVRRACTNKVTSKLWAGRGSEDESCLKELPVLMMLLDVTTKRGDWIGALIDLASDTNYITHEAAERLGLPGEPITLVVHGVGGMEAKVETKRYLVSIKVATKKGTWRLHEMVCYGLEEIANVGHVVDSGRLEKFFPGSVEPGELIRPEKIELLISTREGRLAPQRMMRCGDLVLWDGPLGKTISGAHPDLFEDVEVTARLSSTHFACSMRAESQRVVALHNCCPKPKNGVEVGTTATSNTEIIKWLQWDSIGAACDPMCGGCRCGKCAPGGKEMSLADERELEIIRGGLTFKLSDNHSDKPHWDAKYPWKEDPATLPNNRKAVEATFLKSEKRLEKDPLWKAAYAKQVCDMLARGAAIQLSQTVLDEWKGAVWWINHLMAPNPHSNTTPVRLVWDSSQVYRGVSLNSILMKGPDVLNPIRAVLLHFREGEHAAIGDVSKMYNSVWLEDQEVHVHRFLWRHSLEEDIKDYAVVRVNMGDKPAGCIAQVAMRETALLPQFVNRVEERRVIEEDTYVDDILVSHNDLERLSEILEGVETILKHGGFYLKPWVRSGFSGRQGAVPAEPETIMLPNQLRTEDNKALGVGYLVEEDKLFLMVAINFSARKKKMRTQVDLTEENIGEKTPNPLTRRMLLSQVAGLYDPLGLATPLKQKGVILVRRAFQEAGILTKDTWDKPLSSELRGRAIKLFEEYARLSTITFPRSITPSGWVGKPWGITFSDGSCDSYGAVLYLRWETSGGVKTRLVESKAKLTPIEQKGDAVKAEICGAVFATRLRGYFLKYSRLEIDRWYHFLDSQTVLGAIQRESYGFQTFFANRVGEIQKTGPVTDWWWLPGQFNVADLVTRGCSPEQLGEGSSWQTGPMFLTKPVEEWPIKSAAEVASGTREVVSRLQRKAFSAILTRSQERAQTTPDGFDSVKAVVGGRVSPELLPFSNKVTSFETKGSPSVASNVCRIKECWGSALINQVDLSRFNSLAKLCGVIAYVHRALRFWLSGRGRTAVGLKWEAVPTAQERVEAFQDLCLAAQAGVTFPTTMLNRLVVRKDKTTGLLMCYGRIQSVEEERSGVPLIPYKCRLSSLLAEDAHRVNHEGVSATLLRMRKRGWVVQGPRIVRKVIDSCVSCRKCRAKLCTQVMSDLPPVRTTPAAPFEYTTLDLFGPYFVRDSVRRRVKKKVWGVVFSCMASRAVHADIVEDLSTEGFLKAYQRFTALRGHPKKLWSDQGTNFVGAKPALKELYDFLAGIDKDEIQRKAAVVGSDWMWEFSPADSPHRNGAAEAAVRVLKRALSNVGEEGNLTALEFQTLLYLAANLTNERPIGARAQIQEEIVDVLTPNSLLLGRAGPRGDNMGFEFPAYPFSRLRAVQVEVDKFWRRWSQLAGPHLFVRQKWHAPARNVSVGDLVWVADQNALRGRFKLGRVEEADPDHLGVVRDVKVRICCSRPINWSQARKDREPCHSTILHRDVRRLVVLLPVEEQEERGSSP; translated from the coding sequence ATGGCATCCCGAgaagaattaaagaaaaggCGGTCCTCTGCGCAAGCAGTTTTTACTAGGAAAGCCAATTCCATTGCCTTTAACATTGACCTTCTGACTGAACATGACCTCATGTGTGAAAGTAGGACACTCAAAGACAGTTATAGTGAGGTTTGTGATAGCAGTTTTGATTACATCGCTGCTATGGAAGAAGAAGATGCAAGTGGGCTTGCAGCAGAAATAGCTGAGGTGGAGAAGAAGCTGCAGGACTGCCGCTCAAAATACCAGACCACAGAAATGAAGCTAAAGGAAGCGTCATGGTCTCGTTGTGCATCAGGTCAGTTTGACAGTCTAAGAGTTGACCTAAAAGATATGATTAGCCAGGTAGAAGCGCTCAAAACGGGTCAAATAAAACAGGATCAGTTTGATTCAATGCTCCCTGCTGTGGAAGGCCGAGAGGAAGCTCTGAGTGAGTTTGTGCATAAGTGGGATCGTTATGTTCCAGAGAAAGAAGTGAACGTTATGCGAGCTTGTCTCAAAGAGTTCAAGGAAAGGAGGAGAGTGGCTATGGTGATGCTGGCTACCACCCTAGATGGAAGAAGGAGATCTGGGTGTGGCGACCTTAGAAGCAGGACTAGCAGTGAAGGTGAAAGCAGTGATGAAGGTGGCGCTGACGGTGGAGTGACGACCAGCACTAGCAAGCCCAGTGGGCCCGCTGCGACCGGTGGAGATGATGGCCCAGCGCGTGCCAGTGGTGCGCTAGATGCTGACGTGCACCCTGCTGCATGCCAAAGTGCCGCAGTGGGCAGTAGTAACCAGGTTATTGATGAAGGTGGCCCCGATGGAGCACGAGCTGCAAGTCCTTCCATTGCAGCCCTTCAAGCGCCACCACAGGGACCACTATACCAGGGTCTGGGGAGTCCTGTGTTCAACCCTGGCCTCTCAGGCACGCCACAGCAGCTTCGAGGAGTGCATGGTGTGAGACCCAATGGCGCTGGGGCAGGACAGAGCACGTCTACCGTCTCTCAAGGATCACTTGGAACAAGGATCGCACTCGCACCCCTGAGCCTACCAAAGTTCTTTGGGGACAGGAGAAGCTACTGGCGCTGGAAGAGTAACTGGGGGATCCTCCAAGCGTTAGCGGAACCCACAGGTTCCCCGGAGTGCAGGCTCTTCCACCTGATGGACAGTATTGCTGATCCAGTAAAATGTGAACTTAGGCTGTCTCACTGCCGTACAGCGAGTGAGGTTTTCCGAGTTTTAGAGGACTGTTATGGTGACGTATCACAGATAGCAGATGACATTGTACTTGAGCTACAGGAGTTACCGGGCGTGCGCAACAACAAACCCAGAGAGGTTTTACAGTTGATCCAAGCTGTAGAGAGGGCGCTGTTGGACTTAATAGACCTAGGTTGTGAAGATGCCATAAAAAATCAGTTAGTGATCCGGTCACTTGAGAGTAAGCTGCCGGACAGTATGAAAGAAAGGTGGCTTTTGTACCGATGTGATCCTGTCAATGATGTCAGTCCACAGAACCGGTTTGATAAGCTATGGCAGTTCCTGAAAGATCAGAAGACAGTTCTGGTGCAACTGGAGCAGTTGCAATCCATCAGACAGTCTAATACTGCCAGGGCAGCCGATCCGAGCCCCCGCGAGAAACCAAAAGAGAGGCCTGATCGGAGGATAGAGAGACGTTCGTTCACCAAGGCTACTGCGAGCGAGACGAGAGGTGAGCTGTCACAGAATCCTTGCTGTTTGTGTGGCGAAGAGGGTCACACAGGGCGTTTATACCGCTGTAAGACGTTTAAAAAGGCCAACCCATCAGAGCGGAGAGTTTAcgtgaaaaagacaaaagtatGTCCCAGGTGTCTGGACTCTCATGGGAGTGATGACCCGTGTAGTAAAAACTTTCTGTGTCGTAATGAAGGATGCAGAAGGGGTGATGCCTCATCGGATCACCATTTCTTCCTGTGTCTTAAGATCCCAACTAGGAAAGATGCAGCTAGGCAAGGGATAAAGGGGGATAAAAGGAGAGAACCCCGAGGCCCGACAGAAGAGCAAGAGGCTGTGTTTGCTGGCCTAGGTCTGTCCCCGGAGCAGCTGGAGGCTGTTCGAAGGGCTTGCACAAACAAAGTAACTTCAAAGTTGTGGGCTGGCAGAGGCTCAGAAGATGAGAGTTGTCTGAAGGAGCTCCCGGTCCTCATGATGTTGTTGGACGTCACCACCAAGAGGGGAGACTGGATTGGAGCACTCATCGATTTAGCCTCTGACACGAATTATATCACCCACGAGGCAGCGGAGAGGCTTGGTCTGCCTGGTGAACCAATCACCTTAGTTGTTCATGGTGTTGGTGGCATGGAGGCAAAAGTAGAGACAAAGAGATACCTGGTGAGCATAAAAGTAGCCACAAAGAAGGGAACATGGCGACTCCATGAGATGGTTTGCTATGGATTAGAAGAGATTGCCAATGTGGGTCACGTCGTGGACTCGGGGCGCCTGGAGAAGTTTTTCCCAGGCTCCGTCGAACCCGGGGAACTGATTCGCCCGGAAAAGATTGAGCTACTCATCAGCACCCGGGAGGGTCGTCTAGCCCCCCAGAGAATGATGAGGTGCGGTGACTTGGTTCTGTGGGATGGTCCGTTGGGGAAAACCATCAGTGGTGCACACCCAGATCTGTTTGAAGATGTGGAGGTGACTGCACGACTCTCATCGACCCATTTTGCATGCTCCATGAGGGCGGAGTCTCAGAGAGTTGTGGCCCTCCATAACTGCTGCCCAAAACCAAAGAACGGCGTAGAAGTCGGTACCACGGCTACATCCAACACTGAGATCATCAAATGGCTGCAGTGGGACAGTATTGGTGCCGCCTGTGATCCCATGTGTGGCGGGTGCCGCTGCGGGAAGTGCGCCCCTGGAGGGAAAGAAATGTCACTTGCTGATGAAAGAGAGTTGGAGATCATCAGAGGAGGTCTAACCTTCAAGCTGAGTGACAATCATAGTGACAAACCCCATTGGGATGCTAAATATCCCTGGAAAGAGGACCCTGCGACCCTGCCTAACAACCGCAAAGCTGTGGAGGCGACTTTCCTGAAGTCAGAAAAGCGCCTCGAGAAAGATCCGCTATGGAAGGCAGCTTATGCTAAGCAGGTGTGCGACATGCTGGCTAGGGGGGCCGCTATCCAGCTTTCCCAGACGGTGTTGGACGAGTGGAAAGGAGCGGTGTGGTGGATAAACCATCTGATGGCGCCCAACCCACACTCCAACACCACGCCGGTGAGGCTCGTTTGGGACAGCAGCCAGGTGTACAGAGGTGTTAGTTTGAACAGCATCTTGATGAAAGGCCCAGATGTCCTGAATCCCATTAGGGCAGTGCTGCTCCATTTCCGGGAGGGAGAGCATGCGGCAATAGGGGATGTCTCCAAAATGTATAACTCTGTATGGCTGGAGGATCAAGAGGTGCATGTTCACCGCTTCTTGTGGAGGCATTCCCTGGAGGAGGACATCAAGGATTATGCTGTGGTGCGTGTGAACATGGGTGACAAGCCTGCAGGTTGTATCGCTCAGGTTGCCATGCGAGAGACTGCCCTTCTGCCACAGTTTGTCAACAGGGTGGAAGAAAGACGTGTCATTGAAGAGGATACTTACGTGGATGACATCCTTGTGTCCCACAACGACCTTGAGAGACTGAGCGAGATCCTTGAGGGGGTTGAAACCATTCTCAAGCATGGTGGGTTTTACCTCAAGCCTTGGGTGCGGTCTGGCTTTAGTGGGAGGCAAGGTGCTGTTCCTGCCGAACCAGAAACCATCATGTTGCCCAACCAGCTGCGGACCGAGGACAACAAGGCCTTGGGTGTGGGTTATCTCGTGGAAGAAGACAAGCTCTTCCTCATGGTGGCTATTAACTTCTccgcaagaaagaaaaagatgcgtACTCAAGTAGACCTCACTGAGGAGAACATAGGGGAGAAGACGCCAAATCCCCTCACCCGCCGTATGCTTCTAAGTCAGGTAGCAGGGCTCTATGACCCCCTTGGTCTGGCGACGCCCCTGAAGCAGAAAGGTGTTATTCTTGTCAGAAGAGCCTTTCAGGAGGCCGGGATACTGACTAAGGATACGTGGGATAAGCCGCTGTCTAGTGAACTACGTGGGAGAGCGATCAAGCTCTTTGAGGAGTACGCGCGGCTGAGTACCATCACCTTTCCCAGGAGTATTACACCATCCGGCTGGGTGGGTAAACCCTGGGGGATCACGTTCTCTGATGGAAGTTGTGACTCATACGGAGCGGTCCTCTACCTGCGCTGGGAAACATCTGGAGGGGTTAAGACCCGGCTCGTGGAGTCCAAGGCCAAATTGACTCCAATTGAACAAAAGGGAGATGCTGTCAAGGCAGAGATTTGTGGAGCTGTTTTTGCCACTCGCCTGAGAGGTTACTTTCTGAAGTACAGTCGGTTGGAAATAGATCGTTGGTACCATTTTCTGGACAGTCAGACTGTGTTAGGTGCCATCCAACGGGAGAGTTACGGGTTCCAGACCTTCTTTGCCAATCGAGTGGGAGAGATACAGAAGACTGGGCCTGTGACCGACTGGTGGTGGCTTCCTGGCCAGTTCAACGTGGCTGACCTGGTCACAAGAGGATGTTCCCCTGAGCAGCTTGGTGAGGGCTCTTCATGGCAGACCGGTCCCATGTTCCTAACCAAGCCAGTAGAGGAATGGCCCATAAAGTCAGCTGCAGAGGTGGCCTCTGGGACTAGAGAAGTCGTCAGTCGACTCCAAAGAAAGGCTTTTTCTGCTATCTTAACAAGGTCGCAGGAAAGGGCGCAGACTACTCCAGATGGTTTTGATAGCGTCAAAGCCGTGGTCGGCGGCCGAGTAAGTCCAGAGCTTTTACCATTCAGCAACAAGGTTACGTCTTTTGAGACTAAGGGGTCTCCTTCTGTTGCTTCTAATGTCTGCAGGATCAAGGAGTGCTGGGGTTCAGCCTTGATAAATCAAGTAGATCTTTCACGGTTCAATTCTCTAGCCAAGCTCTGTGGGGTCATAGCTTATGTCCACAGAGCCTTGCGCTTTTGGTTATCTGGCAGGGGTCGGACTGCTGTAGGATTAAAGTGGGAGGCAGTGCCCACGGCTCAGGAGCGAGTAGAGGCGTTTCAGGACTTATGCCTCGCCGCCCAAGCAGGTGTGACTTTCCCTACGACGATGCTCAACCGCCTGGTTGTGCGCAAGGATAAAACAACGGGGCTCTTGATGTGCTATGGTCGGATTCAATCCGTTGAGGAGGAGAGGTCCGGGGTCCCTTTGATCCCCTACAAGTGTCGGTTAAGCTCTCTCCTCGCTGAGGACGCCCATCGTGTCAACCACGAAGGTGTTTCTGCCACCCTTCTTCGGATGAGGAAGAGGGGCTGGGTAGTTCAAGGTCCCAGGATCGTACGGAAGGTGATTGATTCGTGCGTAAGTTGCAGAAAGTGCAGGGCCAAGCTATGCACTCAGGTGATGAGTGATCTTCCTCCCGTACGTACTACGCCAGCAGCCCCTTTTGAGTACACTACTTTGGACTTGTTTGGTCCATATTTTGTCAGAGACTCAGTAAGACGACgagtgaagaagaaagtttGGGGCGTGGTTTTTAGCTGTATGGCCTCAAGAGCAGTTCATGCAGACATAGTTGAAGATCTGTCAACTGAGGGCTTCCTGAAGGCATACCAGCGGTTTACTGCCCTGAGGGGTCACCCCAAGAAACTCTGGTCTGACCAGGGGACCAATTTCGTGGGAGCTAAACCTGCGCTGAAGGAGCTCTATGATTTCCTTGCGGGTATCGACAAAGACGAGATCCAAAGAAAGGCAGCCGTAGTTGGGTCTGACTGGATGTGGGAGTTTAGTCCAGCGGACTCCCCACACCGAAATGGAGCAGCAGAGGCAGCTGTTCGCGTGTTGAAAAGGGCGTTGAGTAACGTTGGTGAGGAGGGAAACTTGACTGCTCTGGAATTCCAAACCCTCCTCTATTTGGCGGCCAACCTCACCAATGAGAGGCCTATCGGGGCCAGAGCTCAAATTCAGGAAGAAATTGTAGATGTGTTGACACCAAACTCTTTGTTGTTGGGTCGGGCAGGGCCCAGGGGCGACAACATGGGTTTTGAGTTCCCTGCCTACCCATTCAGTCGTCTACGTGCAGTCCAGGTGGAAGTGGACAAGTTTTGGAGACGCTGGAGTCAGTTGGCCGGGCCGCACCTGTTTGTTCGGCAAAAATGGCATGCCCCCGCGAGAAATGTTTCTGTTGGGGACCTTGTCTGGGTGGCAGATCAGAACGCACTTAGGGGTCGTTTCAAGCTGGGCCGCGTGGAGGAGGCAGATCCGGATCACCTAGGTGTTGTTCGAGATGTCAAAGTAAGGATTTGTTGTAGTCGTCCCATCAACTGGTCTCAGGCAAGGAAGGACAGGGAACCATGTCATTCCACCATTCTCCACAGGGACGTAAGGAGGTTGGTGGTGTTACTGCCAgtagaggagcaagaggaacGTGGTTCATCCCCCTGA